The nucleotide window CACATCCTTTTGATTACTTTATCTGTAGTAATAACATTTGTTATGCCATATTGGGTTGTCTGGTACATATTCCAGGCATTGGATGCATCTTAGGCGTGTCGGTTGCAACTGCATCAACTATAGCTTATGCCACGAATGGTGAGTTGCATATTTGATTGGTATTATGTACTTTAGCTTTTCTgccatgttgttaaatagcggaAATAGTGGGCCTTGCAACGCTATCACATAGCGAAGTTTTAGGAAATCTCTATTGACCTATTGTTCAGTCATACGCTAtatagtacaaaatattgtcaaatagcagctatagtGGCACTATATCATTTTgcgtagcggaatttgaacaaatttttattttccgtgATCCACAGTTGACAACCCTGTTTTCTGTTAATTTTGCTGGAATTTGTCCTCCCAACCTGCATTTCTCTTAATAACTTGACCGTTTTTATTTCCAACAATTAGCTGAAGATGCTTTGGTGGATGATCATCGTCGTAGCGATTCATTAAACTTGGACTACCCATTGACGACATTACTTGTAAAAATTTGGCTGGAAAGATACATGGAATATCTCTGGAAATTGGTTAGGAGATTTTGGCTGCCAATTTTTTTCGTTGCGACAGTGCTTACAAACTTGGATTACCCATTTACAATATTATTCATCAAACTTACCTTATTCCTTCTCAGCACAAATCCCAATCCATTTTCTGTCTATGTTTTTGTTGATCAGGTCAGATACTGCAGTAATAATAATTTCACAAAGTGTATACTACACAGCATACTTGAATTTATTTGTTGCCATTTTGTTCAACTgtcataatatttttcatttggtaACTTCACGTGATTTTGTTTTACTTGACAATGTGTTGATTTACAAATTCTTATATTGCAGTTGTGCCGACAATCTATATGCAAAGATACCAAGTTTTTTGACAGAAAGGTGCATCCTCGTctcttttaattgattttgttgtaGCATGGAAATCTATATCGGGTTTTTTCTCTCATGTTAGTATGTTACACAGATAtctaatattattttatgatttacTTATAGAAGGAATGGATCTCTTTCGCTCTTTCTCTAGCACttaattacatgattttttttttttgagggatgattttattatgtttaGATACcaatgtttttatatatttgcgTCGTAATGAAGACAATTTGTGGAACATATAGTTTAATATCGCATAAATGGTCCAATTTCATGCCCAACTATATAATAATGCCCAACTATATAATACCATTACTCTCTGCATATTACATTACACTTAGCTGTACCCGATACTTCCCAATGTTGGCAGAGAGTACATTGTTTGATAATCTGCCACATTACTATGCTTGTTTAGGGCTTGTTTGTATTGACTTATTTGAGATTATCTACTGTCATGAACATTTGTGAGAAAGTGTGAGAGAGCTtgtggaaacaacttatgacatgttcataagttattttcagcATATATTTCTATAAGCTCTCCAGGATAGTTAGTAAAAATggttgactttattttatcttttgttatagaaaaaatagcttatacataagcatttaTATGATAAACGCTTCTGCTACAGGCAcgtaattaaattgtttatccaaaaCATGGCCCAGTTATATGATTTCTGTTTGCAAAGTATTGTCCCACTATAGATTTCATTAAGTGGTCTCGAGAGGCAACATTAGATATTCGGGTAA belongs to Medicago truncatula cultivar Jemalong A17 chromosome 6, MtrunA17r5.0-ANR, whole genome shotgun sequence and includes:
- the LOC11425321 gene encoding uncharacterized protein isoform X1, producing the protein MKNLLMGHTKFLNLFKFSSFPSTSRFNNFTSTSLKLKVKILKLSQSKRGFIFQQPLNLTSNYLRNFRYSGIGCILGVSVATASTIAYATNAEDALVDDHRRSDSLNLDYPLTTLLVKIWLERYMEYLWKLVRRFWLPIFFVATVLTNLDYPFTILFIKLTLFLLSTNPNPFSVYVFVDQLCRQSICKDTKFFDRKSFYASKVEVQDYKLLCLADVEVRDHKFTLVGILGTWWTLPH